The following proteins are co-located in the Syntrophales bacterium genome:
- a CDS encoding PspC domain-containing protein, with protein sequence MFEWLQGLTKSDDDRIIGGVCGGLAEHSPLPSWVWRIIACLVSLAWGFGVIIYILLWIFMPSPSQKPARDE encoded by the coding sequence ATGTTCGAGTGGCTGCAGGGACTTACTAAATCAGACGATGACCGAATCATCGGAGGGGTGTGCGGCGGGCTCGCTGAACACAGCCCGCTACCCTCCTGGGTCTGGCGCATCATTGCCTGTCTCGTCAGCCTCGCCTGGGGCTTCGGTGTGATTATCTATATCCTTCTGTGGATATTCATGCCGTCGCCGTCACAGAAACCCGCCCGGGACGAGTGA
- a CDS encoding peptidoglycan-binding protein — MIRKITAAGVIVLMVWAMAGCAVQQQLQQSRSISEVPPFEINPPKVDAIAADDVPGDVRMVTAAIVQTLRKNRQGIPRVSFDPAGKHYTPETRFTYSGFSVTDISIKDHWARDTGRKSFDCRVDGSILFSDALGRRALVSYSAEYELFRDRILIKNSTVQPVPPIFPNTRAFIIEGTELQAIVDKRPGFEEFFTGVVSKSYSMIPTVEERRERKMLESMSLYERFKRGTGIERQPNFMVIFVMDRLTPDAEIDVVVSRNPNDKVSMAKPVYRDFDGWRVALFGGNFAVDYDEFYAQVIYRPALGVLPEGADRVLTGLFSSMKNYDAVDVSARIEKRSGPVVSAEGPIGLGQYILDPSRRDDASLIQFRLAELGFYRMTVDGLWGPGSQKALAAFQRAVGLAPDGAWDMQTQLKLFSGTGK; from the coding sequence ATGATCAGAAAGATTACTGCTGCAGGTGTCATAGTACTCATGGTGTGGGCGATGGCGGGATGCGCGGTTCAGCAACAGCTCCAGCAGAGCCGTTCCATTTCAGAGGTCCCCCCTTTTGAAATCAATCCGCCCAAAGTGGATGCCATAGCGGCTGACGACGTCCCCGGAGATGTCCGCATGGTGACGGCGGCCATCGTTCAAACATTGAGGAAAAACCGGCAAGGCATACCGCGGGTCAGCTTCGATCCCGCGGGCAAGCACTATACACCGGAGACCAGGTTTACTTACTCCGGGTTCTCCGTTACCGACATAAGCATCAAAGACCACTGGGCGCGGGATACGGGACGCAAGAGCTTTGACTGTCGGGTGGATGGCTCCATACTCTTTTCAGACGCCCTCGGCAGAAGGGCGCTGGTGAGCTACAGTGCTGAGTACGAGCTTTTCAGGGACAGGATACTGATAAAGAATTCTACTGTGCAACCGGTGCCCCCGATATTTCCGAATACGAGGGCCTTTATTATCGAAGGAACCGAACTGCAGGCCATTGTCGACAAGCGACCGGGGTTTGAAGAATTTTTCACCGGGGTTGTGTCGAAATCCTACAGCATGATCCCCACAGTGGAGGAACGCCGGGAACGGAAGATGCTGGAAAGTATGAGCCTTTACGAACGGTTCAAGAGAGGGACCGGTATCGAGCGGCAGCCTAATTTCATGGTTATTTTTGTCATGGACCGCCTGACACCCGACGCCGAGATTGACGTTGTGGTCTCGAGAAATCCCAACGACAAGGTTTCCATGGCAAAACCGGTCTACCGCGACTTCGACGGTTGGCGGGTCGCCCTCTTCGGCGGGAACTTCGCCGTTGATTATGATGAGTTTTACGCGCAGGTCATCTACAGGCCGGCCCTGGGAGTTCTCCCTGAAGGAGCCGATCGCGTACTGACAGGCCTCTTTTCATCGATGAAAAACTACGATGCCGTCGATGTGTCTGCCCGGATCGAAAAACGCTCCGGACCCGTTGTTTCTGCCGAGGGACCGATCGGGCTGGGACAGTACATCCTGGACCCTTCACGGCGCGATGACGCTTCTCTCATACAATTCCGTCTCGCGGAGCTGGGCTTTTACAGAATGACCGTCGACGGGTTATGGGGTCCCGGCTCGCAAAAGGCACTGGCGGCCTTTCAGAGAGCCGTCGGCCTCGCTCCTGACGGAGCCTGGGACATGCAGACCCAGTTGAAACTGTTTTCCGGGACGGGGAAGTAA
- a CDS encoding iron-containing alcohol dehydrogenase yields the protein MKNFIFENPTKIIFGEGQIARIGGETRRFGRRVLFVYGKGSIKENGVYDQVTASLSEAGLEVVEWPGVRPNPVLSHVREGIELARRENVEAVLAAGGGSVIDEAKTIAAGVPAEQDVWDYFTCKAVITAALPVLTVLTLSASASEMNPTAVITREEGAQKFSIRSPHIQPKTSILDPTVLYSLSSNQSAYGAVDAITHMLEGYFNGQAAAPILQEGLVETLTRVIMGSMETILANPRDYDARAAIMWATTLAFNGLVSAGIGRFSLPAHMIEHSLSALYDVAHGAGLSIVLPGWMRYAAADGATEARIARFARRIFAVDTGDDSEAARAGTEALKAWFRSIGSPVSLNEVGIPEADINRIALNAALTADVWGMRDYTLPVIEAILEQCR from the coding sequence ATGAAAAATTTTATATTTGAAAATCCCACAAAAATCATTTTCGGCGAAGGGCAGATCGCCCGTATCGGCGGAGAGACGAGGCGTTTCGGGCGCCGCGTGCTGTTTGTTTACGGGAAGGGAAGCATAAAAGAAAACGGCGTCTATGACCAGGTCACGGCATCCCTCAGCGAGGCCGGGCTCGAGGTGGTTGAGTGGCCGGGCGTCCGTCCCAACCCCGTCCTGTCTCACGTCCGTGAAGGAATCGAACTGGCCCGCCGTGAAAACGTCGAGGCAGTTCTCGCCGCGGGCGGCGGAAGCGTCATCGACGAGGCAAAGACCATCGCCGCGGGAGTTCCGGCCGAACAGGACGTATGGGATTATTTCACCTGCAAGGCGGTTATCACGGCGGCCCTCCCCGTTCTGACGGTACTCACCTTGTCGGCGAGCGCCTCGGAGATGAACCCCACAGCCGTCATCACCCGTGAAGAAGGGGCACAGAAATTCAGCATCCGGTCGCCCCACATCCAGCCGAAAACATCCATCCTGGACCCTACGGTTCTCTACAGCCTGAGCAGCAACCAGAGTGCCTACGGTGCCGTGGACGCCATCACGCACATGCTCGAGGGATATTTCAACGGCCAGGCCGCGGCTCCGATTCTCCAGGAAGGGCTGGTAGAGACGCTCACCAGGGTGATCATGGGAAGCATGGAGACGATTCTTGCAAATCCCCGGGACTACGATGCCAGGGCGGCCATCATGTGGGCGACCACGCTGGCCTTCAACGGTCTCGTTTCGGCGGGAATTGGTCGCTTCAGTCTCCCCGCTCATATGATCGAGCATTCTTTAAGCGCTCTCTATGACGTAGCACATGGTGCGGGTCTTTCCATCGTTCTTCCCGGCTGGATGCGCTACGCGGCGGCCGATGGGGCGACGGAAGCGCGAATAGCCCGGTTCGCGCGGCGCATCTTCGCCGTCGATACCGGCGATGACAGCGAGGCCGCCAGGGCGGGCACGGAAGCGCTGAAAGCGTGGTTCAGGTCCATCGGGAGCCCTGTGTCGCTCAACGAGGTGGGAATACCCGAAGCGGATATCAACAGAATCGCCCTCAACGCGGCCCTGACCGCTGATGTCTGGGGCATGCGGGACTACACCCTTCCAGTCATTGAAGCGATTCTCGAGCAGTGCCGTTGA
- a CDS encoding molybdenum cofactor guanylyltransferase: MTGIILAGGESSRMGENKAFIEFGGERLLDRTITLFRDLFDELILVTNDPRAYLDLDLTIVTDIIPGKGALGGIYSGLFFTRSERAFVAPCDMPFLNRSFIAWMLSQADDCDVLVPAPADGPQPLHAVYSRRCLSAMKKLIDDDRLQIKLLFKRCRTVEIPPRVLKSFDPEGLMFRNINSPEDLDEARRTWSE, translated from the coding sequence ATGACGGGTATTATTCTTGCCGGCGGAGAAAGCAGCAGGATGGGGGAAAACAAGGCCTTCATCGAGTTCGGGGGAGAGCGTCTTCTCGACCGGACCATCACCCTCTTCAGGGATCTTTTCGACGAACTTATCCTGGTCACCAACGATCCCCGGGCCTATCTCGATCTGGATCTGACCATCGTAACGGATATCATTCCCGGAAAAGGGGCCCTGGGCGGCATATACTCGGGGCTGTTCTTCACCCGGTCCGAGCGGGCCTTCGTAGCACCCTGCGACATGCCCTTTCTGAACAGGTCCTTTATTGCCTGGATGCTGTCCCAGGCCGATGACTGCGACGTGCTGGTCCCCGCGCCGGCCGACGGGCCCCAGCCGCTTCACGCCGTCTATTCCCGGCGCTGTCTGTCTGCAATGAAGAAGCTCATCGATGACGACCGGCTGCAGATCAAGCTTCTTTTCAAACGGTGTCGCACCGTGGAAATTCCTCCCCGGGTGCTGAAGTCCTTTGATCCCGAGGGGCTCATGTTCCGGAATATCAACTCCCCGGAGGACCTGGACGAAGCCCGGCGTACCTGGTCTGAATGA
- a CDS encoding thioredoxin domain-containing protein: protein MERSRKNEREMPREKVSTGRNILCLTAGIILFCLIVLAPAAADDENSVFTAYGDGSVEVHFYSNYFCPPCRALEPRAEPLLLDLVERNAIRLFIVDIPTDQKSLLYAHFFLYALKAENTLERALAIRAFLFEAATRQDMRTDDALAAFFEEHAVDYEAFDARSLYPSLNTFIMEDNVRATPTMVVIRQGESETVTGPRAILDALEALGDAALSGEEQSAE from the coding sequence ATGGAACGTTCAAGAAAGAACGAGCGAGAGATGCCCCGGGAAAAAGTATCAACGGGAAGGAACATTCTGTGCCTTACGGCAGGCATTATTCTCTTCTGCCTGATTGTTCTTGCTCCCGCCGCAGCGGATGACGAAAATTCGGTTTTCACCGCTTATGGCGACGGTTCCGTCGAGGTCCACTTCTATTCGAACTATTTCTGCCCGCCCTGCCGTGCCCTGGAACCACGAGCGGAACCTCTTCTCCTTGACCTGGTGGAAAGAAATGCGATCCGTCTTTTCATAGTCGACATTCCCACGGACCAGAAATCACTGTTGTATGCCCACTTTTTCCTGTACGCCCTGAAGGCGGAGAATACGCTCGAGCGAGCCCTGGCGATCAGGGCCTTCCTCTTTGAAGCGGCGACGCGGCAGGACATGAGGACCGACGATGCCCTGGCCGCCTTTTTTGAGGAACATGCCGTCGACTACGAGGCCTTTGACGCCCGGAGTCTCTACCCCAGCCTCAACACGTTCATAATGGAAGACAATGTCCGCGCGACGCCCACCATGGTTGTCATCAGGCAGGGGGAGTCTGAAACCGTTACGGGCCCGAGGGCGATACTGGACGCCCTCGAGGCCCTCGGAGATGCCGCACTTTCCGGGGAGGAACAGTCGGCAGAATGA